One window from the genome of Cucumis melo cultivar AY chromosome 10, USDA_Cmelo_AY_1.0, whole genome shotgun sequence encodes:
- the LOC103489528 gene encoding probable protein arginine N-methyltransferase 3, whose protein sequence is MSTLSRHTMDQLTKDFDKEIPNMDNSKREEEEDDPDEDQEDEQDDWDDWNADEEGEEAFDSNFLCLFCNSKYNDCNMLFNHCNSVHYFDFHSIRRNLGLDFYGSFKIINYVRSQVAENRCWSCGLSCQSNLDLQHHLHKILNLNDIKALWDDDKYLKPFKQNDPLLYSFAEDEEDDDETARENLPFHANQNQNNGMEDCSSASHGYLNAARRLEAKIENTVETTETLGLKYDVQEDNQLKIARQIFDRNDIKNANENYFGSYGSFGIHREMLSDKVRMEAYMKAILENPSLFQNAAVMDVGCGTGILSLFAAKAGASRVIAVEASEKMAAVATQIAEDNGLWRNRKQTRDCGMSSGIIEVIHGMVEELDKNIEIQPHSVDVLLSEWMGYCLLYESMLSSVLFARDRWLKPGGAILPDTATILVAGFGVGGTSLPFWENVYGFRMSCVGKELVRDAAKAPIVDIVDANDLVTSPAILHTFDLATMRLDEVDFTAMTELEPNLHNPSNNSNSVEAEASWCHGVVLWFETGFTSRFCKESPAVLSSSPYTPKTHWSQTILTFREPIAVASRKSVTNVSAPVGSHACPAVKVHLRLSIARAPEHRSIDISLETTGIAGDGRKRHWPVQLFTLR, encoded by the exons ATGTCTACTCTCTCAAGACACACCATGGATCAACTTACCAAAGACTTCGACAAGGAAATACCCAACATGGATAATTctaagagagaagaagaagaagacgaccCAGACGAGGATCAAGAAGATGAACAAGACGACTGGGACGATTGGAATGCAGACGAAGAAGGCGAAGAAGCATTTGATTCGAACTTCCTGTGTCTGTTCTGCAACTCAAAGTACAACGACTGCAATATGCTGTTCAACCATTGCAACTCAGTTCACTATTTCGATTTCCACAGCATCAGAAGGAATCTGGGTTTAGATTTTTATGGTTCTTTCAAAATTATCAACTACGTACGATCTCAG GTTGCAGAAAATAGGTGCTGGAGCTGTGGTCTCTCGTGTCAATCAAACCTGGATTTACAGCACCATTTacacaaaattttaaatctcaATGACATAAAGGCTCTTTGGGACGATGATAAATATCTAAAACCCTTCAAGCAAAATGATCCCCTTCTGTACAGTTTTGCAGAAGACGAAGAGGATGATGATGAAACAGCTAGAGAAAATCTTCCATTTCATGcaaaccaaaaccaaaataaTGGAATGGAAGATTGTAGTTCTGCTTCACATGGTTATTTGAATGCTGCACGCAGGTTAGAGGCCAAGATTGAGAATACTGTGGAAACCACGGAAACCTTGGGTTTGAAATATGACGTGCAGGAAGACAACCAATTAAAAATAGCCAGACAAATTTTTGATAGAAATGACATAAAAAATGCAAATGAAAATTACTTCGGTTCATATGGCTCTTTTGGCATACACAGAGAGATGTTAAGCGACAAG GTTAGAATGGAAGCTTATATGAAGGCTATTTTGGAAAACCCATCTCTCTTCCAGAATGCAGCTGTGATGGATGTAGGCTGTGGAACAGGCATACTTAG TCTCTTTGCTGCAAAAGCAGGTGCATCAAGAGTTATTGCAGTTGAAGCGAGTGAAAAGATGGCAGCAGTGGCCACTCAA ATTGCAGAAGACAATGGCCTCTGGCGGAACAGGAAACAAACTAGAGATTGTGGCATGTCAAGTGGGATTATAGAAGTGATTCATGGTATGGTAGAAGAACTCGATAAGAACATAGAGATTCAGCCTCATAGTGTTGACGTATTATTGAGTGAATGGATGGGCTATTGCTTGTTGTATGAGTCAATGCTCAGCTCAGTTCTCTTTGCAAGGGATCGTTGGTTGAAACCTGGAGGTGCAATATTACCAGATACTGCCACTATT CTTGTTGCAGGATTTGGAGTTGGTGGAACTAGTCTTCCATTTTGGGAAAACGTGTACGGTTTCAGAATGTCTTGTGTTGGGAAGGAACTTGTAAGGGATGCTGCCAAAGCCCCCATCGTGGACATTGTGGATGCTAATGATTTAGTAACTAGTCCTGCAATTCTCCAT actttcgATCTAGCAACTATGCGTCTTGATGAAGTAGACTTCACTGCGATGACCGAGTTGGAACCAAATTTACATAATCCTTCAAACAACTCAAATAGTGTTGAAGCTGAAGCATCTTGGTGTCACGGAGTTGTCTTATGGTTTGAAACTGGTTTCACAAGCAGATTTTGCAAGGAATCACCGGCAGTTCTGTCTTCATCTCCCTACACTCCCAAAACTCACTGGTCTCAAACCATACTAACCTTCAGAGAACCAATTGCTGTAGCATCTAGAAAGTCGGTAACCAATGTATCAGCTCCAGTAGGCAGCCATGCCTGCCCTGCTGTCAAAGTTCATTTGCGGCTTAGCATTGCCCGTGCGCCCGAACATCGAAGCATTGACATTTCACTAGAGACTACTGGGATTGCTGGTGATGGTAGGAAGCGCCACTGGCCGGTACAACTGTTCACACTAAGATAG